GAGTACTAAAAATGTTCCACATACATACTTCTAAAGCTCTAGAAAACAATGGTTTTTAAGTAAATTGGAATACATTTGTGGCCACATATGAACTATAATGCTCATAAGCGTACAGGAAAAAAGAACGacaaataaaagacaaaaagaagtTAACTAACATATTGGAGGCCACGCCATCAATTCATTAAAAGAACAAGGTAGGACATGACCCCAATTTAAAAAGCTTAAGAACTCAAATGGttaaattgtttttctttcccCATTTGAcaaagtaattaaattatttttctctagattttagttaggtttctatCCAACTATCATTTTAGAGATTTAAAGAAACAAATAACATCAGTTTTTCTGTTCCCTCTTTGTTGGGAGTGTTTCGTTTAAAAAAGTGTTTGTTGTCTCTTTTAGAGACTGTGCACACAAATATCTAAAGCACAAGAGTAGAAGCAGTAGAGAACCAATCAATGGAGGAAAACTAACTTGGTTGGCCCCTACTCTTGGATTTCAAGACATTGCAAGTTGAATTTCCTACAAAATAACcacaacagaaaaaaaaaaacaaatcagaATTTTAAAATGTGGAAAAATCAACCATACATTCAACCACTTATGTAAAGCAAAACATTCAAAGACGTCATTTCCACTCCCACTCCACTAACCGACGTAAGAGCAACCATCTTCAAGAACAGTCATAAATACATGATGCCTCTGCTTACCGGGAACAGCCGAGTTAGCAAACTTCCAACGATCAAGATAACCTTCAACCAAACCctacagtaaaaaaaaaaaaaaaaaaaaaaaaaatgcatcagAGAAAGTGCCATAGATTCAAATTACACAAGTAGGATTCCAAAAATTCCAAACTATAACTTCTCTAATCTCGAATAACTAGCTAGGATAAATTTATCAAATCATTGATCAAAACGAACGGAAGTCCTTTCTGCAAATACGAAATCAAAGCACTAAATTGATATGGTTATGAAGCTGGAGAAATTACCATGCTCTTAATGTAGCAACTAACAGCATCAAAGCACCTCCAGGCGTACATTGTAGTCGCCATTAATAATATTCCTCTTTCCGTAGCGGCAAACGGGCATATTTGAAAACCGGTCTAGTAAACTATTACAGAAGCAATACTTTCGAACATTGCTCGGCTTCAATCGGAGACAGAAGATAGAACACTGATCGGCGGCTGATCGGAAAGTTGTAGCCCGGTCCTTGGAAAACGTGAAATATTCATCCGGGCCCTCTAGTTCTTAACAATTGTAAATGGGCCTGGGCCTCAATTTACTTCGATCAGATTtcattcaaacaatttgaagCCCAAATTACCCGATCTATTGGGTAAAATCCAACGGGACAGCAATCGTGGCAAATATCCCATAGATTAAGCTTCAATTTCCTTAATGCAAGCTtcgttaaaagaaaaagaaattatacCTCAAGGTTTATATTTGCTTGGTCTCTAGAATTTCGATTGAAAGATAatagatttgaaaatttttaaatgaaaTTGACAACAATCTAACTGTAAACTACTATTGGCAAAATGAAGATTCGAACATTCTAATGTTGCCGTCTTTGAATTTGTATTTTGGGGAAGGGATCACTTGCAACACTGTGGTGCAAGTTAGTGTTCAGCACAAATGTCGAAGCAAACTATTTAGGGAAGAACATGAAGTGAACTACTTAATTGATGTGGAACTATGGTGCTCTGTATAATAGTGGCATTCATCCTTTTAGGAAAATAACTCGCATATCAAATTATTCAGTATTGAGTTGGGGCACACAACAAAGCCATATAAAATCCTACTGAGAACATGCTATAGAGAATGGGATAAAATAAAGTTGGCATCAATGGGAGGAGGAGGGGGAGGGGGGGTTCAGACAATCAGCCCAATTTCTTTTGTCCTCTCTTTTTAACATCTTTTAAAACATAATTGCAACccttttaaaaacaaatagGTAAGTTGGCTTCGGCCTCCAAGGCTGAGGCAAAGCCAATTGGACAAAACAATGACTCAATTGTTTCATCCTTTTTAAGTTTTATTAATCTACCTTATGACCCTATTTTCAATTTGTCTTCTATTCGATTGGGATGAGACCACCACCCTTGACTTTAACCACGTGTTTAAGAGGTGTCTTCCAAAGTCCAAATCTACCCCCAACATAAACTAAACTTATGATTTTCACATCGGTTTGATTAAAGAAGCTAATAGATAATACTTAACTTCACAAATAATTAACAATAGGGGAAGGGTTTCAGTggaggaaaaaggaaagaaaaacaagagaaaCTCAAAATAAAACGGTGGGTAATTGAATTAAGAGAGAGTTTTGTTGGTTAGtgattaataatttaaaaacttgtaagcaagagaaataaataacaaaaaaagtGGAGGGGAAGTGAGTGCAAAAATGTGACACAAGAAACCCAAAAATACGTCCCCACTTGTGTTTATAAAAATCCAAATGCAATAGTCTGAAACTTactttatatattattaataaaatcaaaaacACACACAGACAAAATACCTTAAACCCATCACATGCATTTCAATAACCTTTCCGAATATGAAGAGTCccttctccttccctttcttgTCGCTTTCTCCTCCGACCCAAATTTCATTCCCTATTTTCTTCAATTtagatgaaaaataaaaaagaatttatgGACCCGTAAATGAAAAGCAAGCAAGCAATTTCTGTGGAGTAAATAATAAATAACTACACAAATTTCCATGTCTATTACTTGTGTGAACACGACAAATCTCCAtaccaataaaattaaaatcgtTTACGTAAAGTCACGACTTTACACCACAGTTTAATctaaataaacataaaaatttaaaaaaagggTTTATGTGTTTGCAACACTCCCACGTTACGGACTTGAAAGTTGACGACACGTGTAGGGTGGGGATGGTGGTGAAGATTGGAGCTCCGGTGGTATGGGGAGGGGGCTACCGGCTACATGGGTGAGGAGAAGGGAAGGCCGACAGAGATCTCAGAGAAATGCGTAAGCGGGAACAAACGGTGACCTGTGACTGTCATGTCAGTTAGCGTCACCCATGTGTCATGATAAGGCAGTCAACGAAATTGAATACTTTGTTATAAAATTGGTggtgtataaattgtatataatatatatatgtgtgtgtgtgtgtgtgtaatgTGTGTATCGGGCCATGTCCAACGGCGCCGACAGATTTTTAAGGAGAGATGAAATGAGATGAAAGCAACCACTGAGGAACACTCTCCCTTCTTCACACGCATTTTCCCATTATTTTGTAAGTTAATGGGCCGAATCATTTGACCCGACCCGGATTGAGGGAGTGACGTGTTTGTGTGTGTGTCTCCACGTGTGGGTTGTATTGTATTTCTCTTTAACTTATTATCAAAATTATACCATATGTTCTATTATCCAATATTATATCCTTTCCAAAGTCCGCGACATACGTTCGTGAGTCGAGTTGAGGTCGAAACCAATTGTTCGAAAACGAGATCTTGTGCTTATGGTCAATAATATAATACTAAGTTCATTTAACACCATATacgtgaagaagaagaatgtcAAAACTAGGGTAAATTAAGAAGTCAACTAGTTTCGATTTATAAAAATGTCATGACAGTAAAAAATAAATTCACAATCAAAAAGCTATGTCAAAATCACAATTGGTTACGAATTTGTTGCAATAATCTTTTCTCTTCCTCGTGGTATTTTTCCTTCTTGAACATTGTAATTTCGTTATTACTCTTTTACCTTCAATTAGGTTTTGATTGTATAAACCGTAAATGTACCTTCCTCATTTTATTAAGtggaataaaaaagaaaattctccCTAGAATTCAGTCTCTTTAATTTTTTCGATCCTTGAAACTAACTTCTAACTATTTGAGTGTGTGTTGAATAATATACTATATTGACGTAAAAGATCTTTGTCTTGCAAACCGTCTAGTTCACTTGAAAGCGTAGATTAGATTTACATATCGACAAATGGAATTGATGGAACTATTTTGAATGATAATAATGATTGAATTTTTGTTGTTTAGGAGGGAGAGgagacaaatatatatatatgatagaGGTAGGGGAATCCTATAAAGTAATACTACGTGGTACTTGGTCGGCATTAGTattctctttttttcctcttgAGGGACAACTTGTAAATAGCAAAATTAAAAGACTTTCCATCTTCCTTCTCTCTACAATATCATAAGATCATTTTCCACTCTCCCAAATAATTAAAGTGCTTCACTTTCTAACCCATTCTAAATTCCCACTTCCACGCAACTTGCCTTCGAGGAAAAAAATATCTCTTTAGTCCTCAAATCAtttggtttctttttttctaatttgaGTTTGAAAATATTAGGttcatatttcatatatttttttttaattttcaaatccGTTTTGATTGATTTAAGAAAATTCTTCGTTGGAAGATTcgctttaatttatttaatttaaaaaaatctttaattTACATCTCAAAATCAAACGATATTTGAATCTCAAAACAAAACGATATTCGAATGGTTTTTAAATACTCTTATTTCTTCAAAAACTACTTATATTCCAAACACATCtttaaacatttaattttaaaaaattcaataaGTATCTTCTTTAAATTGCTAAACAAATCGCAATTTgattaaattttgctattttttttatcatcgataaaattttaaattttaaatttcattttattgcGTTTTTTAGCTTGCAATTTTTTTTTGCCATACATATTCTTGAAgatctttccttttctttttattgatgGAACTGTATGGAATTGTCATTTTACTATGGCTTTggttttaaacaaaataaaaatccTAGCCTATTCTATTGATTGGAAGATTGTTATTACCCTTTTGTCTTTGACCTTGGACATACCCTTGTTTGCTTTTGACAGAAGATTGTCTCTTGAAGCATTGTTCGTGCGTTCATTGGAATATCTTATGAGAAATATCTTTGTGTGATGTGTGTTAAATACCTTGTTATTTACTCCATGATTTACTAGATTGAgaagatttgaaaatatttgGGAGAGCTTGAACTTTGAAACGTTAAGGATTAAGCATGAAGAATATGTTATAGAGAGAGCCTAGATCGATTCCATTGTTCACACTTCAAGTGGTTTTGGAAAAGCCTAAACATTTATTTTGTGAAAGTTGTGTGAATAGTTATTTTTTGATAAGTTATGTACTTGTAAACCCTTTAAATCTTACTAAATGATCTTTTCAATCGGGCTTAAGGTCTCCCAAATGTAGGGTGATTATACCAAATTGGATTACCAACTTTTGGTTATATTATGTCTTATTCTTACGGTTGCTTACTACTCTGTTAATCGCTTTGGCGCAAATATAATTTATTCATGTTAGCATTGTGTTTTCCACGCTTAACAATCATTTTAAAATGAAACCAAACACTAAAATTAAGTCTTCAATGAAAAATCGACGTAACATTTAGAAACCTATAAACTATATTaaaaccaaatttaaaattgaaagttaaaaagtataacattttaaaacctAATCACCCAATAAAAAGTACAACCTTAAGTACAACAAAAAAGTGTATTTCCCATTCTTTCTGTATTACTACATTTTGTGTTAAATCACCATTAAAATAACTATCACGAGTTAcctaattaatgaaaaatagaaacaaaagatCATTGTTAAATTCGTCAAATTTGCTCATCGTATCAGTTAAAAACGCAATGAATGCAATATCACTGTACCAATATAAATTACCATTATTGACAACAGTCAAAGAGGAAGGAGTACTGAGTATGGAACAGAAGTTGAATAAGATATCAAGTGTGATCACAAACAAACattaaatgaagaagaagaaaatgaggGTTTAGCAATAAATAAAGATGATGTAGAGTATGACGAATGAGAATAGTTTGTAGAGTTATTTTTAATATCATATGCGTGTGAGATTTGACACCTTTTTGGGTGGATGACGCCACACACAAATACAATAATACTACACATACAAACACCGCTAGCCTTCGGTTTTGGGAGTTCCATCTTTAGAGTCTTtacctaaaaaaaataaaaacaagaagaagaagaagaaagaggaaaactataaacttaaaatattggaacaataattaaataattaatggCCTCTTCTCATAAAGTCATAAATAACAATGGGCGATGGTGATATGtacaaattatttaaaaaagaatttgtgGGGTAACCATAATGAAATAGTGAAATGTACTGGAGGGGGTTGGAACATGATTGGacagaaagaaaaggaagggtgaggaaaatttattataaacTGTGGGgatgaaataataatttatacatAACGTAGTTAATGATGGTAGCTAGCTACTGAAATTCTGGGATTAGTATTATAATAACAATTAGGTTTAATTAATGTATACCTTAAACTTTCTTGAattctattttatttactttccaaTAAAGCTTTAAACTCATTGTTTTAGTtcattataaaatttattttgatgtaagaattaagaaaatatttatgatTGATTCGTAGTAAACTATTTATTTGGATAATTTAATTGATTTAAGAAGGATGGATATGATAAATATGCAATGTAtctaattgtttttttaatagtattaaaaagatataataataggaaaaaagaaaatttgattaagtTTTGATTGGGGGAGAGGGAGAGGGTCCAAAGTGACGTAATGGAGTGATCATCACATCCACATATGGCAGACACACTAGTTGCCACCATGGACGGTGGATTTTGAAGGTGGACTTTATGGGTAGGGTCCACGCCAGCCTTATGAACATTTTAAGTTACCATGCTGGGAATCCACGTGGGCAGGGATAGATGGGAAATGAAATACCCTTTagtttaatattataaataaatgaaagttttttcttttttttttcttttaatttctttgctttttttttttttttttttaaactatggaGAGGGAGTGAGGGTGTGCGGTCAGCCCCAGGATTGCTCCATGAGGAGAGGAGAGTAAATGGGGAAGCCACGTGTAAGGGAATGGGGGAACGTCATGGTGACGAACAAACTGAAGCTTCTCTCCCATGATTATGTCATGAGAGAGAGAGGAGAAGTGGGGGGTGGGACCCATTGCCACTGGTTCGCATGTAGTCCACGTCAGatgacttttttcttttctttttttttttttttaactggGGCGGGTTTTATGTTTTGGTTACGTCAAGGAGCAATCTTTACCGTTCGACGTCGAAGTCAAAGTGACGTCATGGTCATTTACTGCCATGTGATCTTCTTTCTTCCCACGCTAGTAGTAATACTAATGCACGGGCAAATATCTGCTGCTTCCTGAACCACCGTTGTCTTTCCATCATCATACACCAATTCCTCCACCCTCCTTTTACTCCTTCGTGTTATTCACGCTCCTAACTACGATTCCacttttgtttttataaataattgtattaaacccttattttatcttttaaaatgttttaaattaaaatatagtcTCTCACCTTCTTTATATTTGTAAACTTTTGTTCATgtacatatattattatatgtTAATAGCCTTCTTAAATTATGTCTGTATCTTTAAACATCGAAAATTTTATATGATATAATTTCAAAGTctatttataagaaaaaaatagatttaaatAGTTGACAACgaagtaaaataaaattacataacTGACATGACAATATGGCCAAACTATTTATGGAATAAATTTTGTTCTTTAGTAATTTTTGGTTATATAGGATAAAgagtttgttttttattattatttttgaaaatatatctATTAATTTTGTTCTTTCAAACTTTACAATTACAATATTTAGGTAGCGTGTGTTGTACACGCGGAGGAGAGAGAAGTATACTTTAAACCAAGCTTTTGATTTTTTGATGAGTagtggaaagaaaaaagaaaagaaaaggtgtaTTATAAAAAAAGGATTAGACGATGAAAGAGTGATGTGAGCAAAAGCAGTGTCCACTCTGTTTTTTATAAAACCACTTCCTCCTTCCATTCCAATTTCTCCACCCGTTGACATAACAACAAATAACCCATTATTTCTCTCTGAATTTAACTTACATATTCTCTCCGGCGATGCAAGGCCTCCGACGCTGCTCCAACGACCTCCTCCACCTCGACTTATCTCCCCCACCCTCTACCACTCCCTCCCCTGCCTCTCTCTCCATCGACGTCGCCGAATCCGCCCACACCCGTATTCGCCGCCTCATCTCCGAACATCCCGTCATCATTTTCAGCCGTACTTCTTGCTGCATGTGCCACGTCATGAAGAAACTCCTCGCCACCATCGGCGTTCACCCCACCGTCATCGAATTAGAAGACGACGAGATCCACGCTCTCGCTTCTTTCTCCTCCACCACCACCGCTACTCCCGCCGTCTTCATCGGTGGCGCCTTCCTCGGCGGGCTTGAATCCCTCGTCGCTCTCCACCTCAGCGGTCATCTCGTTCCTAAGCTCGTCGAAGTAGGCGCTCTCTGGGTATGATCATAGTTGAAATTACTCAATTGCCCTTCATTTCTAAATTTATCCttgtaattttaaaaagaaaaaatcccTCTTAATTAGAGGGATGGagagaacaaaaaagaaataatggaGTTATCTAAGCTTGGTTTGGTGAAACTAAtaattaagaagaagaagaagaagatgaagaggaaaaaaaaaaaaaaaaagaaatctagATGATGCCGGGAAAAAGTCCGGTGGGGTGGCGGCGAGTAGGGGTTTTAGAGGGTACTCGCGGGGAAAGGTATGAGACGTGGTCGGATGAGGATGAATGAAGTGAAAGGAGTGGGTGACTGAGTGGGTCCCTTATTAATTATTAAGTAATCACAACCGTTGAATGTGTAGACTTTTgtaatctattattattctattctattctaTTCCTTTCTTCTACTCTTTGGTACTACTAATTCTAATTTATTTCTTTACTGTCATATGGGAGAAATGAGGGAGGATTAATAAATTTAATGGGaatttcaattttgaatttgaGGAATATTAGTTTaggaaaattaaaagaaaaaagggtgGGAATATGTCATATGTGGTTTAGATTAAAGGAGAGATGAATAATTAAATgttattatttgtttatttttgaCAATGACGAGGTAATAGTGAGGTAGTACT
This region of Cucumis melo cultivar AY chromosome 7, USDA_Cmelo_AY_1.0, whole genome shotgun sequence genomic DNA includes:
- the LOC103493666 gene encoding glutaredoxin-C6, which codes for MQGLRRCSNDLLHLDLSPPPSTTPSPASLSIDVAESAHTRIRRLISEHPVIIFSRTSCCMCHVMKKLLATIGVHPTVIELEDDEIHALASFSSTTTATPAVFIGGAFLGGLESLVALHLSGHLVPKLVEVGALWV